In the genome of Actinomycetes bacterium, one region contains:
- a CDS encoding CYTH and CHAD domain-containing protein, which yields MFQLPDLAAIPGVGGVAAEPDRDMTAVYYDTADLTLFRWKITLRRREGGPDEGWHLKLPVTGEEGARDELQLPLSAGEPGHVPAAISDLVTALVRDQPLVPLATLRTVRSPQILLDEAGTPALEVVDDVVSIMDGKQIAARFREIEVEALSPEWGSGALITSVCNAMLAAEAIPGTMSKAASAVGPRASDPPDIPDPRPVHPNDPAAAALIAHLARHTRRFLLQDVRVRRDLPDSVHQMRVAARRLRSGLQAFGSLVDKDWSKHLRRELGWIARELGGVRDTEVMIDRLDERIEELQPDEAELARAAVHEVLGTKIVGARAEALAALRSERYQDLLLELIDAVERPRLTAKAARSCQEVLPKLVDKAWQRLADDVAQLHVDGPAEPWHESRIMAKRARYATEVVQPVFGKGVRPLTKALAEVTELLGDHQDAHVAQKTLVEMAAADQVNGQAGFALGLLFRLEVEHEMRLRNRFRRLWPRVVKTKNKTTLGSQ from the coding sequence ATGTTCCAGCTACCCGATCTTGCGGCAATCCCCGGCGTGGGCGGTGTCGCTGCTGAGCCAGATCGGGATATGACTGCGGTCTACTACGACACTGCAGATCTCACCTTGTTTCGTTGGAAAATCACGTTGCGTCGGCGTGAGGGTGGGCCCGATGAAGGCTGGCACCTCAAACTGCCGGTCACGGGCGAGGAAGGTGCTCGAGACGAGTTGCAACTGCCGCTTTCGGCCGGCGAACCGGGTCACGTCCCAGCTGCGATCAGCGATCTCGTGACTGCACTGGTCCGCGATCAGCCGCTGGTACCGCTCGCCACCCTGCGCACCGTGAGGTCCCCACAAATCTTGCTGGACGAAGCAGGAACTCCGGCTCTTGAGGTCGTGGATGACGTGGTCTCAATCATGGACGGCAAGCAGATCGCCGCCCGCTTCCGTGAGATCGAAGTTGAGGCGCTCAGCCCGGAGTGGGGTTCCGGTGCTCTCATCACATCCGTGTGCAACGCCATGCTCGCCGCGGAAGCAATCCCAGGGACGATGTCTAAGGCGGCATCAGCAGTGGGACCGCGGGCTAGCGACCCGCCGGATATCCCAGACCCGAGACCGGTCCATCCCAACGATCCGGCCGCCGCAGCATTGATCGCGCACTTGGCCCGGCACACTCGTCGGTTCCTGCTACAAGATGTCCGTGTCCGTCGCGACCTACCTGACTCGGTACACCAGATGCGCGTCGCAGCCCGGCGGCTACGCAGTGGCTTGCAGGCCTTTGGTTCGCTCGTGGACAAGGATTGGTCGAAGCACCTACGCCGCGAGTTGGGCTGGATCGCCCGAGAACTGGGCGGAGTGCGCGACACGGAGGTGATGATTGATCGTCTCGATGAGCGGATCGAGGAGTTGCAGCCTGATGAGGCCGAGTTGGCCCGTGCTGCCGTCCACGAAGTCCTCGGCACCAAGATAGTAGGCGCCAGAGCAGAGGCGCTGGCGGCGCTGCGTTCCGAGCGGTATCAGGATCTACTACTTGAGCTCATCGATGCAGTCGAACGACCCCGGCTGACCGCAAAGGCAGCTCGCTCTTGCCAGGAGGTCCTGCCGAAACTTGTGGACAAGGCCTGGCAGCGACTGGCCGACGACGTGGCGCAACTCCATGTCGATGGACCAGCCGAGCCTTGGCATGAGTCCCGCATCATGGCCAAACGCGCGCGGTATGCCACCGAAGTAGTACAGCCAGTCTTCGGCAAGGGCGTCCGGCCACTGACGAAGGCACTCGCCGAAGTCACCGAACTACTCGGTGATCATCAAGACGCACATGTCGCTCAAAAGACGCTGGTAGAAATGGCTGCCGCCGACCAAGTTAATGGTCAGGCGGGCTTTGCACTCGGGCTGCTCTTCCGCCTCGAGGTGGAGCACGAAATGAGACTGCGCAATCGATTCCGCCGGCTATGGCCACGCGTGGTCAAGACGAAGAACAAGACGACGTTGGGCAGCCAGTAA
- a CDS encoding DsrE family protein — MTRSLVVKATAGSDDPERCAQAFTVAAAAAVSGVDISLWLTGEASWLAVPGRAEEFRLPHSAPLPELIAEVLATGSVTVCQQCAARRALAEEDLLPGITIAGATTFVAAVTRPEVQALVY; from the coding sequence GTGACCAGATCCCTCGTTGTGAAAGCAACCGCCGGCTCAGACGACCCGGAACGATGCGCCCAAGCCTTCACTGTGGCTGCCGCCGCTGCTGTCTCCGGAGTCGATATTTCGCTGTGGCTTACCGGTGAAGCGAGCTGGTTAGCGGTACCTGGCCGAGCCGAAGAGTTCCGACTGCCGCACTCAGCCCCGTTGCCCGAATTGATCGCCGAGGTGCTGGCCACGGGATCTGTGACGGTCTGCCAACAATGCGCCGCCCGCCGTGCTTTGGCCGAGGAGGACCTGCTGCCGGGCATCACTATCGCTGGCGCAACTACCTTTGTCGCCGCAGTCACCAGGCCTGAGGTGCAGGCCTTGGTCTACTAG
- a CDS encoding response regulator transcription factor, which translates to MMRILLLTSQPGPAASVLPAIELLPHTLRVLPAESSMLIDAPAHDAILVDGRESLPQARSLTRFIRNTGVAAPLLIVITEGGLAAIQADWGVDDFLLATASPAEIEARLRVAASRSATDESGEQETPADQIHQGALVIDESAYTATLAGEQLDLTFKEFELLRYLASNSGRVFTRAQLLQEVWGYDYYGGTRTVDVHVRRLRAKLGLEYEALIGTVRNVGYRFVADAAPPTPEPQTTT; encoded by the coding sequence CTGATGAGGATTTTGTTGCTCACCTCGCAGCCCGGCCCCGCCGCTAGCGTGCTACCCGCTATCGAATTACTCCCCCACACGCTGCGGGTACTGCCCGCCGAAAGCTCCATGCTGATTGATGCACCCGCTCATGACGCGATCCTGGTCGATGGCCGAGAATCCCTGCCACAGGCGCGATCGCTGACTCGGTTCATCCGAAACACCGGAGTAGCAGCACCGCTGCTGATTGTCATTACTGAAGGCGGGCTAGCAGCGATCCAGGCGGACTGGGGTGTGGACGATTTCCTTCTTGCTACCGCTAGCCCGGCCGAAATTGAGGCCCGGTTGCGGGTGGCGGCTTCTCGCTCCGCTACTGATGAATCAGGGGAACAAGAGACTCCCGCCGACCAAATCCACCAAGGTGCGTTGGTGATAGACGAATCTGCGTACACCGCGACACTCGCAGGCGAACAACTGGATTTGACCTTCAAAGAGTTCGAGTTGCTGCGCTACCTGGCTAGCAACTCCGGCCGGGTCTTCACCCGGGCTCAACTGCTGCAAGAGGTATGGGGCTACGACTACTACGGCGGCACTCGTACCGTCGATGTCCACGTCCGCCGACTGCGCGCAAAACTCGGTTTGGAGTATGAAGCACTCATCGGGACGGTGCGCAATGTCGGCTACCGATTCGTGGCCGACGCAGCCCCGCCCACCCCGGAACCCCAAACCACCACCTAG
- a CDS encoding FABP family protein has protein sequence MDLPEQVLPLSWLIGRWVGVGTGQYPTVSDFRFGQEVQFSCDGRPFLTYWSRSWELDDEGERIRVTATESGFLRPQPDQGVEMLLTHPTGYSEIWEGQIQVTAMDQQQILGAKMELRTDVVARAPSAKPYTAGHRLYGLVEGDLLWTFDMAAMDLPLQNHLAARLQSAPSDSPG, from the coding sequence ATGGACCTGCCAGAACAGGTATTGCCGCTGTCCTGGCTCATTGGCCGGTGGGTAGGCGTGGGAACTGGTCAGTACCCGACCGTTTCTGACTTCCGCTTCGGGCAAGAAGTGCAGTTCAGTTGTGATGGGCGGCCATTCCTCACCTACTGGTCGCGATCCTGGGAACTCGACGATGAGGGTGAGCGAATCCGAGTTACCGCCACCGAGTCGGGTTTTCTGCGGCCGCAGCCTGATCAGGGGGTGGAAATGTTGTTGACTCACCCCACTGGCTACTCCGAGATTTGGGAAGGTCAGATCCAGGTCACTGCGATGGATCAGCAGCAAATCCTTGGCGCCAAGATGGAACTACGCACCGACGTAGTGGCGCGCGCTCCTAGCGCTAAGCCTTACACCGCTGGACACCGGCTCTACGGCTTGGTCGAGGGGGACTTGTTGTGGACCTTCGATATGGCGGCGATGGATTTACCGCTGCAAAATCACCTGGCGGCTAGGTTGCAGTCCGCGCCTTCCGATTCGCCGGGCTAA
- the mshD gene encoding mycothiol synthase, with protein MAAVSILQQTAGSRPPQELATVFSVEQRYTARRPLGEELRLALASDDPSYTWLWCAPAGRAYAGMLPGSTPRQLELTADPRQPEPATELLATITQGLSTGVLWTHGDLAAGRQAAVALQLHQERELWLMQRELSTTAASKPPTDVQFRTFNANRDSEMLLALNREIFVDLPDQGSWGPAELQLRLDAPWFDPAGLILAERSGELVGFHWTKLERQQPQPPAGEVYVLGVAASHRGSGLADSLLTTGLDYLHQQGARAVHLFVDGANQSAIDLYLRAGFAHIDTDRQFSW; from the coding sequence ATGGCCGCCGTCAGCATCTTGCAGCAAACCGCTGGCTCGCGGCCGCCACAAGAGCTTGCCACGGTATTTTCAGTCGAGCAGCGATACACCGCCAGGCGGCCGCTGGGGGAGGAACTCCGACTCGCATTGGCCAGCGACGACCCCTCTTACACCTGGCTATGGTGCGCACCGGCCGGCCGAGCCTACGCCGGGATGTTGCCTGGGAGCACACCACGGCAGCTGGAGCTCACGGCAGATCCCCGCCAGCCCGAGCCAGCGACGGAGCTGCTGGCAACTATCACCCAAGGGCTCAGCACTGGCGTGCTGTGGACGCATGGCGATCTGGCTGCTGGCAGGCAGGCTGCTGTTGCGCTGCAGCTGCATCAGGAGCGCGAGTTGTGGCTCATGCAGCGAGAACTCAGCACAACAGCGGCAAGTAAGCCACCGACCGATGTCCAGTTCCGAACCTTCAACGCGAATCGGGATAGCGAGATGCTGCTAGCTCTCAACCGCGAGATCTTCGTTGACTTGCCAGATCAGGGAAGTTGGGGTCCAGCCGAACTACAGCTCCGTCTGGACGCACCCTGGTTTGATCCTGCCGGACTCATTCTCGCCGAGCGTTCCGGCGAGCTCGTGGGCTTCCACTGGACCAAACTTGAGCGCCAGCAACCGCAACCCCCTGCTGGTGAGGTGTATGTACTCGGAGTAGCAGCATCACATCGCGGTTCAGGCCTTGCTGACTCGCTACTCACCACAGGTCTGGATTACCTTCACCAGCAGGGGGCACGCGCGGTTCACCTGTTTGTTGACGGCGCAAACCAGTCTGCGATTGACCTGTACCTGCGTGCTGGCTTTGCACACATCGATACCGATCGACAATTCAGCTGGTAG
- a CDS encoding DUF4395 domain-containing protein → MTDDLSGDVQQEATQAAKSATIDPRGPRFGAGITTLVLAGALLAIPSDDSSSVTLAAVLLGFQALVFGAATFVGMRAQLYGLIYRALVAPRLAPPTEREDPAPPRFAQLVGFIFVVVGLIGLAVGSLGLAQIATGLALAASFLNAVFGFCLGCEIYLLLRRLRGGAAAA, encoded by the coding sequence ATGACAGATGACCTGAGCGGCGACGTGCAGCAAGAGGCAACTCAAGCCGCAAAGTCCGCGACGATCGATCCTCGTGGCCCCCGGTTTGGTGCGGGAATCACGACTCTGGTGCTAGCTGGTGCGCTGCTCGCGATCCCCAGCGATGACTCGAGTTCAGTCACACTAGCGGCGGTATTGCTGGGATTTCAGGCGCTAGTTTTCGGCGCAGCCACTTTTGTCGGCATGCGGGCACAGTTATACGGCCTGATTTACCGTGCGCTGGTCGCCCCGCGTCTTGCCCCGCCAACTGAGCGAGAAGACCCGGCACCGCCGAGGTTTGCGCAACTAGTTGGCTTCATCTTCGTGGTGGTCGGGTTGATCGGGCTAGCGGTCGGTTCGCTGGGTTTGGCGCAGATCGCAACGGGTCTAGCTCTGGCAGCATCGTTCCTCAACGCCGTTTTCGGGTTCTGCCTTGGGTGTGAGATTTACCTGCTGCTGCGGCGACTGCGTGGCGGTGCCGCAGCAGCGTAG
- a CDS encoding RNA degradosome polyphosphate kinase, with the protein MSTPTETASEVTAESSLPELPADRFLDRELSWLEFNDRVLELAEDESLPLLERAKFLAIFASNLDEFFMVRVAGLKRRIATGIAVKAASGLLPNEVLEAIRVQSRSQMERQAACFRTDVLPALETESIDLLHWDDLTEPERDELHEFFRKRVFPVLTPLAVDPSHPFPYISGLSLNLAVVVRNPETGNELFARVKVPPLLPRLVSVGPQRFIPLEDVMAEHLDQLFPGMEVLQHHTFRVTRNEDLEVEEDDAENLLKALERELMRRRFGPPVRLEVEESIDEHVQDLLVSELGISEEEVVRLPGPLDLTCLWRLVGLDRGDLKEAPHVPKTSQELSKVESAAPPDVLEAMREKEVLLHHPYDSFSTSVQRFLEQAAADPKVLAIKQTLYRTSGDSPIIDALVDAAEAGKQVLALVEIKARFDEQANIKWGRKLERAGVHVVYGLVGLKTHCKLSMVVRDDGGTLRRYCHLGTGNYHSKTARLYEDYGLLTTDPVVGEDISRLFNVLSGYSMNTSYDRLLVAPRSIRTGLLDRIEREVAHHEAGRPARIRFKCNSIVDERIIDALYRAAQVGVPVSLWVRGICAARPGIPGTEGNFRVRSILGRFLEHSRAYEFRNGGDTETWIGSADLMHRNLDRRVETLVRLESDKHVAEISDVFDLAMDEGTSAWDLNSDGSWSRSSRDAEGDPLLDLQQYLIEQQNTKRDA; encoded by the coding sequence ATGAGCACTCCCACCGAAACAGCCTCCGAAGTGACGGCAGAAAGTTCCCTACCTGAGCTACCTGCCGATCGCTTCCTAGACCGGGAGTTGTCCTGGCTGGAATTCAATGATCGAGTCCTCGAACTAGCTGAGGACGAGAGTCTGCCGCTACTGGAGCGCGCCAAGTTTCTGGCCATCTTTGCGTCCAACTTGGACGAGTTCTTTATGGTCCGGGTAGCCGGCTTGAAGCGACGGATTGCTACTGGCATTGCGGTCAAGGCGGCGAGCGGGCTACTGCCTAATGAGGTTCTGGAAGCCATCCGAGTGCAGTCCCGGAGTCAGATGGAGCGACAGGCCGCCTGCTTCCGCACCGACGTCCTTCCCGCGTTGGAAACCGAGAGCATTGACCTGCTGCATTGGGACGATCTCACCGAGCCGGAGCGCGACGAGCTCCACGAGTTCTTCCGCAAACGGGTCTTCCCAGTGCTCACTCCGTTAGCGGTAGACCCCTCGCACCCATTCCCCTACATCTCCGGTCTGTCCCTCAACCTCGCTGTTGTAGTACGAAATCCTGAAACTGGCAACGAACTGTTTGCCCGGGTCAAGGTTCCGCCACTGTTGCCGCGATTGGTGTCCGTCGGCCCACAGCGCTTCATCCCACTGGAAGATGTGATGGCGGAGCATCTCGACCAACTCTTTCCTGGCATGGAGGTACTGCAGCACCACACCTTCCGAGTTACCCGCAATGAGGATCTTGAAGTGGAAGAGGACGACGCCGAGAACCTCCTCAAAGCGCTTGAGCGGGAATTGATGCGCCGCCGATTCGGTCCACCCGTTCGACTAGAGGTCGAGGAGTCGATCGATGAACACGTCCAAGATCTCCTAGTCAGCGAGTTGGGTATCTCGGAAGAGGAGGTCGTGCGGTTACCGGGTCCCCTGGACCTTACGTGTCTATGGCGCCTCGTCGGCCTGGACCGTGGCGACCTGAAGGAAGCACCTCATGTGCCCAAGACTTCTCAGGAACTGAGCAAAGTCGAATCCGCCGCACCCCCGGACGTGCTGGAGGCGATGCGAGAGAAGGAAGTGCTGCTGCACCATCCCTACGATTCCTTCTCCACCTCGGTACAGCGCTTCCTCGAACAGGCCGCTGCCGATCCCAAAGTGCTAGCAATCAAACAAACTCTCTATCGCACCAGCGGCGATTCACCGATAATCGATGCACTGGTCGATGCTGCCGAAGCTGGCAAACAGGTTCTCGCCCTCGTGGAAATTAAGGCGCGCTTCGATGAACAGGCGAACATCAAATGGGGACGCAAACTTGAGCGGGCGGGAGTACACGTTGTGTACGGGCTGGTCGGCCTCAAGACCCACTGCAAACTCAGCATGGTGGTGCGCGACGACGGCGGCACTTTGCGACGGTACTGTCACCTCGGCACCGGCAACTATCACTCCAAGACCGCGCGGCTGTATGAGGACTACGGGCTGCTCACCACTGATCCGGTCGTCGGTGAGGACATCAGCCGGTTGTTCAATGTGCTTTCCGGCTACTCGATGAACACCAGTTACGACCGACTGCTAGTGGCGCCTCGCTCTATCCGAACCGGACTACTCGATCGAATCGAGCGCGAGGTAGCCCATCACGAGGCTGGTCGGCCCGCTCGGATTCGATTCAAATGCAACTCCATCGTGGACGAACGCATCATCGATGCGCTGTACCGTGCCGCCCAGGTCGGTGTTCCGGTCAGCCTTTGGGTTCGCGGGATCTGTGCAGCTCGACCGGGAATCCCCGGAACTGAAGGAAATTTCCGGGTACGCAGCATTCTCGGAAGATTCCTGGAGCACTCCCGGGCCTACGAGTTCCGCAACGGCGGCGATACTGAGACCTGGATCGGCTCTGCCGACCTCATGCACCGCAACCTAGACCGGCGGGTGGAAACCCTCGTGCGACTGGAATCAGACAAGCACGTGGCCGAGATCAGCGACGTATTCGACCTAGCGATGGACGAGGGCACCTCCGCGTGGGATCTCAACTCGGACGGATCCTGGTCTCGTAGCAGCCGGGACGCCGAGGGCGATCCGCTCCTCGACCTGCAGCAGTACCTCATTGAGCAACAGAATACGAAGCGGGACGCGTAG
- a CDS encoding FUSC family protein, which produces MLLTDLRRRDPNLIALRRAIRVAVAVPVSILVLVNIPATTETALFGVFACLALLLFGNFAGKWKLRAAAYLTATVVGGVVVALCSLLARTLWPAMMAMAVVALFISMFAMLRGYLAAAQNVVLLAAVLALTSAEPQQTPQILLAWTIGGLIATAAAVVLLPAHPYVEITERLAGVYRNFATMLRERWSGDAAVAAAVSAGEQATQDLSQIHALLDGNLQRPSGLASPDPDLGVRVHCADQIQSHEDAALRVPPPAEQEPLLTAANTQLANVTAQQLDHLADKLQYGTTTGIDAAAMYESRVEHLRQVNSWFAQRRTHLDPAALRDHLDECSPLRFISVHAELAGMAGEARVQDPILRQMAEQQQQRWWERIGMQLSFDSPWLRLALRTAVALALSVGVANMLKPEHSFWVVLGTLVALRFDASGTGRTAWQALWGTAVGAAISAGLILLIGDNPTAWAILLPIGLFLAAFTPSTFSLGIGQAAFTVAVIVLFSLLFPVDVETAEIRLEDVALGLAIGVVISLVMWPRGLTQVLAPRCGDALSAATDHMVLSLDRAAGGAVDEQMLDAGRKQATTQLLRARDSLELVLSQHPPDPVELQQWESVLGTARITIISGDLITSCSNLIAHYRPETGGRIPEVLVVPLLAEARALRDRMRVISVAVSSPEGPQEVDQQEPRNIAGAKLNDFRDSLTTWLGNNTEHNDAIADASPAIMVWTSDLMMAVDRSAAELEDSLSQSVN; this is translated from the coding sequence ATGCTGCTGACGGACCTGCGACGGCGGGACCCGAACCTGATTGCGTTGCGTCGCGCCATCCGAGTCGCAGTCGCCGTACCCGTTTCCATTCTGGTGCTGGTCAATATTCCGGCCACTACGGAGACCGCATTATTTGGTGTTTTTGCCTGTCTGGCACTACTGCTCTTCGGCAACTTTGCCGGTAAGTGGAAACTGCGGGCGGCTGCCTATCTCACAGCTACGGTCGTCGGCGGGGTGGTGGTGGCGCTGTGCAGTCTACTGGCCCGGACACTGTGGCCGGCGATGATGGCCATGGCCGTCGTTGCCTTATTCATCAGCATGTTCGCAATGTTGCGCGGCTACTTGGCTGCCGCACAAAACGTGGTGCTCCTCGCAGCCGTGCTGGCGTTAACTAGCGCGGAGCCGCAGCAAACCCCGCAGATTTTGCTGGCCTGGACGATCGGTGGCCTGATCGCCACGGCGGCAGCAGTAGTCCTGCTACCGGCTCATCCGTACGTCGAAATCACCGAGCGGCTGGCTGGCGTCTACCGCAATTTCGCCACCATGCTGCGAGAAAGATGGTCGGGGGACGCCGCTGTCGCCGCGGCCGTATCCGCAGGCGAGCAAGCAACCCAAGACCTGAGCCAGATTCATGCATTGCTGGATGGGAATCTGCAACGGCCCTCCGGCCTCGCTTCCCCCGATCCCGATCTGGGCGTACGGGTCCATTGTGCAGATCAAATTCAGTCTCATGAGGACGCTGCGCTGCGCGTACCACCGCCTGCGGAGCAGGAGCCGCTGCTGACGGCTGCGAATACACAACTTGCCAACGTCACCGCGCAACAACTAGACCACCTTGCGGACAAGCTGCAATACGGAACTACTACCGGGATTGATGCGGCAGCCATGTACGAGAGTCGCGTCGAACATCTGCGGCAGGTGAACAGTTGGTTCGCCCAACGCCGTACCCACCTGGATCCAGCAGCGCTACGCGATCATCTGGACGAATGCTCGCCGTTACGATTCATTTCCGTTCACGCCGAACTCGCCGGCATGGCTGGCGAGGCAAGGGTCCAGGATCCGATCTTGAGGCAGATGGCCGAGCAGCAACAGCAGCGGTGGTGGGAGCGGATAGGCATGCAGCTTTCCTTCGATTCACCCTGGCTTCGGCTAGCGCTGCGCACGGCGGTCGCGCTGGCGTTGAGTGTCGGGGTTGCCAATATGTTGAAGCCGGAACACTCGTTCTGGGTCGTGCTCGGAACCTTGGTGGCGCTTCGTTTCGACGCTTCGGGTACTGGCCGCACCGCTTGGCAAGCGTTGTGGGGTACGGCTGTGGGCGCTGCCATCAGCGCAGGCCTCATCCTGCTCATCGGGGACAATCCCACCGCGTGGGCGATCCTTTTGCCCATCGGGCTCTTTCTCGCCGCCTTTACCCCGTCGACCTTTTCCCTGGGTATCGGACAGGCGGCCTTCACGGTCGCCGTCATCGTGCTGTTTTCTTTGCTGTTTCCGGTCGATGTTGAGACCGCTGAAATCCGATTAGAAGACGTTGCGCTAGGGCTGGCGATCGGAGTAGTCATCAGTTTGGTGATGTGGCCTCGGGGCTTGACGCAAGTGCTGGCGCCGCGATGCGGAGACGCATTGTCTGCAGCAACGGATCACATGGTGCTGTCACTGGATCGCGCGGCCGGTGGCGCAGTCGATGAGCAGATGCTGGACGCGGGCCGAAAGCAGGCAACCACCCAGCTGTTACGAGCACGAGACTCGCTGGAGCTGGTGCTGTCTCAGCATCCCCCGGATCCGGTCGAGTTGCAGCAATGGGAGTCGGTACTCGGCACCGCCCGAATAACCATCATTTCCGGGGACCTGATTACTTCTTGCTCTAACCTCATCGCGCACTACCGTCCCGAAACCGGTGGCCGGATCCCGGAAGTGCTGGTGGTACCGCTACTGGCTGAAGCACGAGCCCTTCGCGATCGCATGCGAGTGATCAGCGTAGCCGTGTCGTCGCCGGAAGGACCCCAGGAGGTGGATCAGCAGGAGCCTAGAAACATTGCTGGGGCGAAGCTCAACGATTTCCGCGATTCATTGACCACGTGGCTCGGTAATAATACGGAGCATAACGATGCAATTGCCGACGCTTCACCGGCGATCATGGTGTGGACGTCTGATCTGATGATGGCCGTCGACCGCTCTGCCGCGGAGTTGGAGGATTCGCTCTCACAGTCAGTGAACTAG
- a CDS encoding alpha/beta hydrolase: MLTSDGQRIAAQLLPAAVSPASATDTVIVVAHGFSGHIATEQNRRVMRRLSRRLPVVGLDMRGHGRSSGECTLGSQEVHDVAAAVGWARTLGFRRVVVIGFSMGAAVAVRYAGLFGGCAGVVAVSGPAYWNYRGTAVMRWLHFGVEHPVGRTYVRRVMRTRVAPPPWSKPWPMSPTEAAMLIPPTPFLVVHGRDDLFFPEEHPRGLIRAARNGAEQRDVVGYQPELWLEDFGHAEASIPDELLDRIADWASSLTVRANPPTPRQSGRRPSSDQTSTP; this comes from the coding sequence CTGCTGACCAGCGACGGGCAACGAATCGCGGCTCAGTTGCTGCCTGCTGCAGTAAGTCCAGCCAGCGCAACCGACACCGTAATCGTGGTCGCGCACGGCTTTTCCGGGCACATTGCCACGGAGCAAAATCGTCGGGTGATGCGACGGCTGTCTCGCCGACTACCTGTTGTGGGTCTGGATATGCGGGGTCATGGTCGCAGTAGCGGTGAATGCACCTTGGGGAGCCAGGAAGTACATGATGTAGCGGCCGCCGTCGGTTGGGCCCGGACCTTGGGATTCCGGCGCGTCGTGGTGATCGGATTCTCCATGGGGGCTGCAGTTGCGGTGCGGTATGCAGGATTGTTTGGCGGCTGTGCGGGGGTAGTGGCAGTTAGCGGCCCGGCCTATTGGAACTATCGCGGAACAGCCGTCATGCGTTGGCTGCATTTTGGGGTGGAGCATCCGGTAGGCCGGACTTACGTTCGACGAGTAATGCGTACCCGCGTTGCGCCACCGCCCTGGTCAAAACCGTGGCCGATGTCACCGACGGAGGCTGCCATGCTCATCCCGCCAACGCCGTTCCTGGTAGTTCACGGGCGCGATGATCTGTTCTTTCCGGAGGAACACCCTCGTGGACTCATCCGGGCTGCTCGGAATGGCGCAGAACAGCGAGATGTCGTGGGATATCAGCCGGAGTTATGGCTAGAAGATTTTGGTCACGCCGAAGCTAGCATCCCCGATGAGTTACTGGATCGGATCGCGGACTGGGCTAGTTCACTGACTGTGAGAGCGAATCCTCCAACTCCGCGGCAGAGCGGTCGACGGCCATCATCAGATCAGACGTCCACACCATGA
- a CDS encoding thioredoxin family protein — protein MNSIWVLVLVLAAAVAFGVWRRYSDGRMRDTVPKAVPAGASKVSVDTAGVRSHGGERLELSSLGLQPGDKATLVQFSSAFCQPCKSARLLLSLIADENPQVRFVDIDAEQHMDLVRKFDVRRTPTIFVLDSSGTIRKRAVGLPRRVDVVAALATLEATDERQLPAD, from the coding sequence ATGAACTCCATCTGGGTGCTCGTTCTCGTGCTTGCTGCCGCCGTCGCGTTCGGAGTCTGGCGTCGCTATAGCGACGGTCGAATGCGCGATACCGTTCCCAAGGCTGTTCCTGCGGGCGCGTCAAAAGTCTCGGTAGACACCGCGGGAGTTCGTTCCCACGGTGGGGAGCGGCTGGAGTTGTCGAGTTTGGGGCTGCAGCCGGGCGACAAAGCAACACTGGTGCAGTTTTCCTCGGCTTTCTGTCAGCCCTGCAAGTCGGCAAGGCTGCTGTTGTCCCTGATCGCAGATGAAAATCCGCAGGTGCGTTTTGTGGACATTGACGCCGAGCAGCACATGGATTTGGTGCGCAAGTTTGATGTGCGTCGCACCCCTACGATCTTCGTATTGGATAGTTCGGGAACGATCCGCAAGCGTGCAGTTGGGTTGCCCCGTCGGGTGGACGTGGTGGCCGCGTTGGCAACGCTGGAAGCTACCGATGAACGTCAGCTACCAGCGGACTGA